The stretch of DNA ACAGATGGGGTTGGTTCTAATAtgaaagcaaaaaaaaagaaatcgcCTCAACCACACTGCACATATTATTGGTTCACACTCAAATAAGTAGATCGCAGTAGTACACTGgttaaaatatataacgtttatacaataatatttactaagctcGTGTAAAATAATGTGTTCCAAGGcacttttcattaaaaactttattgcTCTTGAGCTTAATCCGTTCAGCTTAAAGGAtactcaattattatatttatatcaataaaattttctcttttatcctatttttttaaatccatgaaCTTCTAGGAATTTTAAGGAATTATTGTAAAATGAAGAGCCTTCGATAGAAGTGCTGAGGGTAGGGAAAAGAATTGCAAAAAAAGGACATCCCAAGCAATTGACGCaagaatatttcatattaaatataatgtaactgaTTAGTCTAtagaattttaacaaaacttactatttggatttattatttaaactgattttatttacttactatctgtattaaaaagataatatatttcGTTGACACTTTATTACTCAATGTACTTTAAATCGCCCAATTCTTATTCAGCTAGGACAAAAAGTCAGTGGCAGTTTAATTTTGTTGGTAATCAATTAAATGCTGTAAAGCATGTAATGCATGCAATGAATTCTACTCAAATGTGACATGCTGGAGGAAGTTATTTTCACTCTGTTTGGTTATAATTCATATAGACTAATGATATTAACTCAAAATGGATATGTAATTCTTGCTTCGTTTACTATGCATCCATTAAAAAACAGTTCTtggaagttttattttcaattttaaaagtgttcactactattaagtacattttaaagtatagtaGTTAGCTaaaatttagttcaatataaaaGTGACGTAGAATATcttgtaaatattcaaatttaattaagttacattAAATCACTCATGCTGAACATGCTTTCGGCTGAGGattcatataattataagtataaaattactCTTAATAATCTTTCCCTTTTTCATTTTTACGTATCATTTAtcgaaaatgtttttgaaaaattgaccatttttaaaaaggggggggtcCCAAGTTTTCCCTTACTAGTGGCAACAccaatatataaagtataatttataaaaatcattgttcacatataattatatgtgtgtgtgtgttgtgtgtgtgtgggttgtgtgtgtgtggtgtttgCGGtccgtgcgtgtgcgtgtgcgtggtgGCGTGTGCGGTGTGAGTgggtgcgtgtgcgtgtgcgtgtgcgtagTGCGTGTGcgttgtgcgtgtgcgtgtgcgtgtgcgtagTGCGTGGTGCCGTGTGCGTGTGcgttgtgcgtgtgcgtgtgcgtgtgcgttgtGCGTTGTGCGTTGTGCGTATGTGCGtagtgcgtgtgcgtgtgcgtgtgcgtcgTGCGTGTGCGTGATGACGTGTTGGCGtagtgcgtgtgcgtgtgcgtgtgcgtgtgcgtggtTGCCGTGTgccgtgtgcgtgtgcgtgtgcgctAGCTGTGCGGGtatgtgcgtgtgcgtgtgcgtgtgcgtgtgcgtgtgcgtgtgtgcgtgtgcagGTGTGCgtggtgcgtgtgcgtgtgcgttgtGCCGAGTGTGCGTGTGCGTAGTGCGTGTGGACGTGCGTGCGAGTGTGcgttgtgcgtgtgcgtgtgccgTGTGCGGTTTGAGTGGCGTTGTGCGTGGTGCGTGTGGCCGTGGAGCGGGGGTGTGCGTGTTGCGTGTGCGTGGTTGCGTGTGCGTGGTTGCGTCGTGCGTTGGTGCCGTGTATGCCGTGTGCGTGTGCGTATGTGCAGTGTGCGTGTGCGTGGTGCGGTGTTTGTTGCGTGTGCGTGTGGCGTGTGCGTGTGCTGTGCTGTTGCGTGTTGGCGTGGTTGCGGGGGGTCAGTTGGCTCGGGGACGGGGGAGACGAGGTTTGTgctgtgcgtgtgtgcgtgtgcgtgtgcgtgtgcgttgtTGCGTGCATTCTTGTGGCGTGTGCGTGTGCATAATGCGTGTGCGTGTGCCCGTGTGCGTGTTGCGTTTGTGCGTGTGCGCTGAGGGCAGCAGGCGGTGTGCGGCGTCGCTGTgagtgtgcgtgtgcgtgtgcgtgtgcgatggtgcgtgtgcgtgtgcgtggtTGAGTGTGCGTGTTTGCGTGGTGCGTTGTGCGTGTTTGcggtgcgtgcgtgtgcgtgtgcgtgtgcgtgtgcgtgtgcgtgtgcgtgtgcgtgtgcgtgtgcgtgtgcgtgtgcgtgttgcGTTGTGcgttgtgcgtgtgcgtgtgcgtgtgcgtgtgcgtgtgcgtgtgcgtgtgcgtgtgcgtgtgcgtgtgcgtgtgcgtgtgcgtgtgcgtgtgcgtgtgcgtgtgcgtggtgcttcgtgcgtgtgcgtgtgcgtgtgcgtgttgcgtgtgcgtgtgcgtgtgcgtgtgcgtgtgctgtgcgtgtgcgtgtgcgtgtgtgcgtgtgcgtgtcgtgtgcgtgtgcgtgtgcgtgatgcgtgtgcgtgtgcgtgtgcgtgtgcgtgtgcgtgtgtgtcgtgtgcgtgtgcgtgtgcgtgtggtgtgtgtgtgtgtgtgtgtgtggtgtgttgtgtgtgtgtgtgttgtgtgtgtgtgtgtgtgtgtgtgtgtgtgtgtgtggtgtgtgttgtgtggtgtgtgtgtgtgtgtgtgtgtgtgtgtgtgtgtgtgtgtgtgtgtgtgtgtgtgtgtgtgtgtgtgtgtgtgtgtgtgtgtgtgtggtgtgtgtgtgtgtgtgtgtgtgtgtgtggtgtgtgtgtgtgtgtgtgtgtgtgtgtgtgtgtgtgtgtgtgtgtgtgtgtgtgtgtgtgtgtgtgtgtgtgtgtgtgttgtgtgtgtgtgtgtgtgtgtgtgtgtgtgtgtgtgtgttgtgtgtgtgttgtgtgtgtgtgtgtgtgtgtgtgtgtgtgtgtgtgtgtgtgtgtgtgtgtgtgtgtgtgtgtgtgtgtgtgtgtgtgtgtgtgtgtgtgtgtgtgttgtgtgtgtgtgtgtgtgtgtgtgtgtgtgtgtgtgtgtgttgtgtgtgtgtgtgtggtgtgtgtgtgtgtgtgtgtgtgtgtgtgtgtgtgtgttgtgtgtgtgtgtgtgtgtgtgtgtgtgtgtgtgtgtgtgtgtgtgtgtgtgtgtgtgtgtgtgtgtgggtgtgtgtgtgtgtgttgtgtagttgttgtgtgtgtgtgtgtgtgtgtgtgtgtgtgtgtgtgtgtgtgtgtgttgtgtgtgtgtgtgtgtgtaataataataatactctttattgcaggaaacaattaacaataattgtattgcaagcgtcatatagaaataaaagtcctaatctaataactaacacaattaattttaattctgagtaaaaaaatattcgagtcaaaatttaaaataaaaattactttttgggtatgtgccacctgccgccgttttctcgatagtggccaaattttcttggatatcagaaggggagttgtaatttttttttttaatgttagtgaagactatcccagcgacccatcgcaaactcgtcaactgagtaaaatgcttttggacactaagaagtgttttaatcgagatttaaattgtttgtggttattgacgcgtttgatctcttcagggagcctattgattagcctcacaccaacctgagatggcaaagcgttcaaaaacagtagttctgtgctgtgccatacgaaagttgtcccggcctctagttccgtattggtgtacgtcgctaccccgaagtgagacgcacttgaatcggcagtatagcacgacgtcgagaatgtagaggctaggcaaagtgagtaatccaagctccccgaaggctaatttacacgactcctctctgatttaatttgtaaatgattctgacagctttcttttgcattctaaacactctattaaatttttatctagaacagccaccccacaatcttagaccataagctaaatgtggatgtattaggccaaagtaagctgtcttcagaatatccaattaacagaattttgccaaattgcgtaagacataaaatgccagaagcaacctttgaacagacactctcaatgtgaacgtcccatgtcagccctcgatcaaggtgcatcccaagaaacttggtggattcttcttcttctattatggtttcatccaccatcacaattggtcgaatttcgttttcatgttgccgaaaaacagaaattaatcacgcttgttttagaacaatttgttttcaaattgatattgaaaaaatgatcaatgcaatgagttgagttcttcaaaggctttgatttcaagatctggtttggtttttgatctaatgcagagagtcgtatcgtccagcatactgaatcatctttccattatggattgatgaactcaatctgttgacgtagacgagaaaaaggacaggccctagaatcgatccttgtgggactccatagggcattttaacttttcctgagagggtattcgcgatctgcacacaactgctctctatcatttaggtatgacgagagccatttgtgaggcaaaccacgaacaccgcttggaccataactggtgcaacagtatttcatgatgcacacagtcaaaggcctttgaagaggtcgagaaatatgctaagcacatgttcccgcctctccaaaccatcgacaacagaatcaatgagactcgtgacagcatcaatagtcgatttttgttttttctaaatccaaattgttcattacaaataacttcaaagcgattgaagaaatcttctaatcgtcgaaggaaggctttttcgaaaattttgctgaggaccggatagaatggaaattggacgatagttacttgcgaacataaggatcgtcctttttaaaaattggaatgacttttgctgtcttcaaagtggacgggaaaacgccttgggcgaacgacaggttaatcaattttgtgagtggtactgaaatgtgcttaaagcagcgcttaagtaaccacacagacatcccattgatgtcaccgactttttcggcttcagctcccgcaccacacggaccaactccgcctcgctcacaggagacaggaccatggacgagaccggtcccataaatgagtcctctcgggtgctgttcccactaaaacatgggtccggcccagcaaccgtggagaaaaagttattaaattcacttgccacttccAAGcgggtttttttgttattttaccttgtattttaaggttaggtttgaaatgttttaggacttgtgtttgagttgtattttttaattatattccacgcacttttatgaaaaattttcagaattcatTAGTCTATTTTTCGATATCCGagccttagcggcttttatttctttgcggtaatttagcttgtatgctcgaaagaaatttttgaattcttcatttgtcgattctatgtaaattgaatgataaaattttaatgtttttcttaaattgagaatgttttgatttatccaagtgttgtgttttttgtctgatcgctctttgaatgacttataaggcaagtgatgttcaaataaaaattaaaatggtctgtaaacgcagaaaacgcttcctccgcattatcaaaactatcaataaaaaaccaggattcttcttggagaaatctgtataagaatttggatattttgaattttagtgtgtgtgtgtattattcattttaatatgattttttacttCAAGacaatttgcttttatttttcaGGGCAAAGTATTAATTACAAttgtagaattattttttataacaataatataaggAAATTCTTCTTGTTTTTCACGTTTCAAGggatttttttagatatttttgatatattaataacaaatttttaagtcGGAGAGaaagaaaactgtgttttcaTTGAATAAAGTAATTCTCAAATAACGTTATGGACTACATTAATGCAAAGTGACAAAAAtagattacatttaatttttttacacctcGTATACTGTTATCAGTGTTTACTGAACCACAAATAATGAGTAATAAGCAAGTGATATGAGCTCATATATGTTTGGAACTTCACGTCCATAGTGAAGTCGGAAAATCGCAAGTGTATACTGATCATTTTCTTCTTTCTAAGGGGGTCTTCTACGCTTTTATTGATCATACTGAAAGTTTTAAAGGTAAAGTTCCAAAGGACATTTGCAACGTTGTATTGACCTACCGCTAAAGTAAAGGGTTTCTACAGAGCAAAGAGTATCTACCGACCACTTCTACCTGCTATCAACCTAAGTCCATAGTCAGgattgtgaatatttattttcgcTCTCCTTTCGCAGTTACAGTTagattagtttttgtttaaatatttatttccaatgcctaaattatcttttatagttctattattattttagtaaacatttcattttcgGATTCCACCATTATTTTACTAGTCTATTCAGTATGTTCTTAAAGTTTCACTTGTACATTTTGAGTTATACGGAGAAACATACTGCTTTAACATAACATTTCTCATTGCTcgtattagtaatttttgtagagaTTTAACAGGTCTGGAAGAACTTTTTCCACAAAATGTGGCTCGGTGCAAAAGGTTATGCccataaattttagttttcgaagggatgttttttctattttgaaagtatttcttTTTGAATATCGAGTTTAGCTATATTTCAAATTCCCTGATTTCAGTTAGTGAGAATTTCAGACCCTGCACTAACATGAAGGATAAGTGGgaaaaaaactcaacatttatatttatccaATCCTTGCCAAGATAGCTACGTAAAGAAGTAGGTAATTATGTATGACTATTCATTTTTGCAGACACTAGGTCAGTTTTTATCCACAATgcagtttataaataatcaaaactaaaGATGTAGTACAATTTTACTACGGtactttactttattacttttataacctAAGACACACACGAGTTGCTACATTTATCACATGGTCTGATAGAGTTACAACACattggttttgaaacaataaaCTCTAAGGACTAAAATAGTGGTTGTATTTAAAGCCCcacagtataatataatacagtagagaGTACAACAATGTATAAGCCACACACAATAGTGTCCACATTCCCGCCTCTGTGTCCCGCACTGCGGTAGATTATTCTTATGACACACCGAAGTTATTTATGTTCAAAAAAAGAGAAAACACCAgcgaaaaataatatttcagaggAACAACTCTGTGTTTTCATCGTGTTTTAGTTATTACATGTTGGGTAATACAATTCTTAACACTGTAaatagattttatgtttttattaaacttattacaatGTCCAAAGTTCTCAATACTCTCATGTCTCAAGGTCACTGCTTACAAATAAAACTCCTACAAAGTCAGGTAATAGTATTAACCACGAAGTTAGTAGTTAGAACACCTATATTCTAACAGTAAACTGTTATATTACAGAAACATTTTAGTATTGTTTCAGTTTTTCTAACACTAAAGTTggaatacaaaacttttaatcaCATATCTAAAGAGAGCCACTCATTTCAAACCTTTAGCTGGTTTATTGCATTGGAACTCTGATTTTTATATCAAGGTGTGGTCTAAGCAAGACAAATACACTAgtcaatattattgaatattttgcagttgtaccgttatttagttttattatatatagacacatattttcgcaaccctgttactcgttactggttaatataagttacatccgatgttcttggaactaatgttttggcggattaataacctaattggcacctgctgccgagcaacatctcgtgcgccttgtccgtaagtaatatttatattttcgtattacaaactagccctttcatgcgaaaaactaattttgaatgtaatataaagaaaGAGATTTAGAAATAGAGAAAGAAATTAGTAAAGtaaacttaccttggttgatctttggcagattaatatggataatataGAGTGGTGATGTTTCTTCTGACGGGACCACgtttgtcatgaatcttaagttgtctcgatatTTATTTACTCGATATATATTTACCATTTGgttaataccgtcgtgattttttTAGGTGAGTTCAACTTCAAACTGACTCTGATTTGAACTTCGAGTCTCTTATTACAACTTCAAGTGCTTTTAGACTTCTAAATCTACTCATCTTCAGCTAATCTAacctttttccgactacagctgcaacgtcgagccaagatgctgatgcgcgcgcttgtgagtcgacatcaacgtgaaggtaAGTCAACtatcaagttttaaataattattaggttcgtatgcaaaattcccaaaAACATTGGAACCATTCGCCCACTCCCATAAGttctttatcactctatttggcagcaacgtgggcaatacattattttatttttaacatctataagtggtgctttttatgtttattttccatagttaaacttataagtaaattttgaaaattgagtattcattactacgacctcagctgCAAACCTCTATTGTTAATTAGGTATCTGAACAATACGAATATACTTATAAGTCAATGTTACGCATATTTTGTAGTTATGTGGCAATATAtggaatgtattgttttattggaTTGCAACTCTGATTGTTATATTAGGTTTGGGGCTGAACAATACGAATAAACTTATGGAGTcaatgttattgaatattttgtagtTATGTTGGCAATATTATGGAATGTATTGTTTATTGGATTGCAACTCTGATTGTTATATTAGGTATGGGCTGAACAATACGAATATACTTAATAAGCTcaatgttattgaatattttgtagtTATGTGGCAATATATGGAATGTATTGTTTATTGGATTGCAACTCTGATTGTTATATTAGGTATGGGCTGAACAATACGAATATACTTTATGAGTcaatgttattgaatattttgtagtTATGTGGCAATATATGgaaatttttggtttatttaagttttttgaattttAGGTGCAAGCCTAAAATCATATACTAATtgtatttctattacaattttcgATGTTATTAGTGAGAAATTCTGAAGCAAAAGAATTGATAATTATGAACTTATAGAAgacatgaaaataaacatatctATTGAATGAATAGAATTCTTCCATAATTTGTAAGAAGTTTTGATGGGAACTTTACTTCATAATGTAGCACAAATTCTCTTTgtgtttcttaatttatttaaaccatcTATTCATCTTACTCTTTTCTTTATTCAATACCTATTACCATTTACATGGCAATACTGTCAAGAAGAACGAAATAAATGTCGCATTTACAGATGTAAAGTAAAACCTGTTGTAATGCAATGTAATATAATGCTGGAGAGCCGATCGCCCTCCTATCTAGGGCGTCAGAGTGAGGCCTTCCAACAATAGTATATTGCTATCTCACTTTGTGACCTAAGTAAAAACCTGCTGTAATGCATGTAATATAATGATGGAGAGCCGATCGCCCTCCTATCTAGGGCGTCAGAGTGAGGCCTTCAACAATAGTATATTGCTATCTCACTCTGTGACCTAAGTAAAACCTGTTGTAATGCATGTAATATAATGATGGAGAGCCGATCGCCCTCCTATCTAGGGCGTCAGAGTGAGGCCTTCAACAATAGTATATTGCTATCTCACTCTGTGACCTAAGTAAAAACCTGTTGTAATGCATGTAATATAATGCTGGAGAGCCGATCGCCCTCCTATCTAGGGCGTCAGAGTGAGGCCTTCAACAATAGTATATTGCTATCTCACTTTGTGACCTAAGTAAAACCTGTTG from Homalodisca vitripennis isolate AUS2020 unplaced genomic scaffold, UT_GWSS_2.1 ScUCBcl_10865;HRSCAF=19913, whole genome shotgun sequence encodes:
- the LOC124374879 gene encoding keratin-associated protein 5-11-like is translated as VRGACACALCRVCVCVVRVDVRASVRCACACAVCGLSGVVRGACGRGAGVCVLRVRGCVCVVASCVGAVYAVCVCVCAVCVCVVRCLLRVRVACACAVLLRVGVVAGGQLARGRGRRGLCCACVRVRVRVRCCVHSCGVCVCIMRVRVPVCVLRLCVCAEGSRRCAASL